A stretch of DNA from Ranitomeya variabilis isolate aRanVar5 chromosome 1, aRanVar5.hap1, whole genome shotgun sequence:
GGCTTTTGAACTAATTATACAATCTGTCCCAACCAGATCTCCTTTATGGACACTATATTATAAACTAAGTGTTATGCTCTTGTCCTTGATATCCTGGGCTTCACTTCCTTCCCCTGGGTCCTCTGCTGTCTGTTGTGCTCCGTGTCGGGTTTTACAAGTTGCCCAGCATggatcaattccatcatcttcctaGACTAACTACTTAAACATGGAGAGGCTTTATCTGGATAAGGGCAAAGAGTCAAAAGCAgatgctttttaaaaaaattatgcacTTTTATTTGTTGTTCTCTCCTGCGCAAGTAAATCAACATATTAGTacaagtctttccaaaacacaacatGTATTTGCTGGAGAGTGTGGGTGGGAGACAGTAGTTTGTTTCGGTATGTGTCATTTTGTTCTGTCTTTACTAAAAGGTTTTACTTTTATGTTAAAGATCTTCTGTGATTCGCTTTGTGTTTTCTTAAAGGTGACATTTTGGCATTCAAATATGTGCAATGCAAGTTTGTATAGTTCAATAAAAATAATTGGATGGAAAGAAAAAATAACAAGATAGTAAAAAAAGAAAACTCATGCCAAGCCAAACATTGCTCAATAGTTCAGTATTTTTCATTGAATCGCTGAATTGTAAGATTCCACCACATTCTAAGGAAACATAAGTCACATACACAGAGGCAATACAGATGAGCTAGGCAGTCTCAATGTTCCATGGTACCGAGGGTCTGATTaagttttttgtttctttgttttttctgTCTTAAGGTTGTTTTTGTTTTGTACCAAACCCTTCTTTTcagttaaaaagtcacaaaaagggAGGAAATGGATTCCAATCTCTTTAAGTATGAATGATTTTTTTGTACGCCAGAATTATTTTGTGCAAATGTTAGAGTTGGGTGTAACGTTTTAACCagtcatgtgattttttttcattaaatggACGAAAAAGAGGTAAAAGACGAAAATgaaatataaattttattttgaGCGAAAATAATTAACTTCCATGAGCCATTTTTAAGAATTTGGTGCTAAAAAAAAGCCAACAAATACTACCAGACagaaaagaaaagtgactttaaaaaaccCAACAAATAATGAATCAGGCCCTAAGAGTACTACAGGCTGGGCTGTATTAACACATGGCCAGGTTCCTAGATTTTTAAGTATTTCCGTCTCCTTCCAGAACTTCAATCTGTGACTGATATGCAGTTAGAAAAAATATTCTGCTGACCTATTTTTTTCACAGAGCAATTGCGCCTGTCTTtttgaaatcctgacatgtgcttgTATATTTTGGCTGCCATCTTTTATTTCTTAAACTGGCTGGTTCCAATAGCCCGTGGCAACATAGGAGCAGGTGGGATCAAGGTCACGACTAGACAGTATTGCTCATTGAAGTATAACAAAGGGGAAAGCAGCATGCCATTACAACTCAAACGCTAGTACACTATTGGTTCATTGTGATATATTGCTATGTCGCAATAGCAATTAGATGCCTAGGGTGCAATTAACAGTGCTTGAAAAAACAGTTGATGGGGTCAGAGTTACCAAGGGTCATTAAGCCACAGCTGTCTCCTCTAACTTGTCCATAAGCAGCCCAGTGCTCCAGTGTTCTCTACGAGAGAGCACCTGCCAGACTCCTCTGGCAATAGCTTAGCTCCCATAGAACAAAATGATTTTCCATTGGTAATCCAACCAGCTGGATCTTCCTCTCCTTACAAAATCATCTATTAAGGAGAATTGTGAAGCTTCCATACACATCAGACTGCCGATTGGCAGGTTCAGACAGGTTAGGTGTAGTCTAATTTCTGTGGATTTTAGAAGTCAGCCTAACAAATAATGGAGCCAAATAGTGCCTGTAAATAAAGGGGTAGTATGAGATTATAAAGAAGGGTCTGTTTTTGATCCAATAGAAGTTCCACTTTTGCCGATGGAAAGTGCCTGACATTGTTGAGcagatgtaacaccccaggtaacctgtTGTTACATTGGCATTGCTTtcatcacggggagagtgatgtcacacttggaagcagtgaaggatccatttaacaggtaatcagcacatacaacactgaggagtcagttgctaggccattgctaggcagttaggaagagtagggagttggtgagaggagagcgacatgtgaggaaggaaagctggagccGTGCAACTCCTAGGAAGGAAAGACAGAATAGAGTAActgataaagagactgaaagggaaaagaggcaAAGGTGAAGTTAAGGCCAGAGGAGAATAGCTGCAATTTAGCTACCTCttgacagagcgcagacaccggtggcCGGAAAACCAAGGTTGTGAGGGGCTCTAAAactcacagcagaaactggcaggacaactGAAATACAGGTCACTTGCCTgccctaacacctgaagacacagtggcgtatagagcccaggtcatgatagagaccctgtgaaaaggctcaagccacctgtcatacaggtttgtgtcccacttcaataaaggacagatataactgagaggaccttgctaagaagccataggcagtaaggaactacaccacagcgctagagggaaggcttctaaccccacctggtaagggggaaatcccaacttgcttccaagctgaccggaccaccaccagcacctgtgatccggtaccctggactgtggctgcctgaattgcttcagtaaagaggtaaagagactgcaatcttgtgtcctctgtttcttattacaccatcCTCATCTgcacacgggagccctggggacctacttcacctgtgggaagttataccatctagctgccataacatctccccagaggacccctttaagcagagtcggtccctactgaccgagtaccacaggtggcatcacgaactttccCTTATTTctccaaatccctttaaagactgtccctttaacatgggcgcctagCGCCACGAACCAGGTCGCCACCGCCATGACTCATCCTTTTAGATaatggacccggtactgagtacaccactgccctggtgggtgactcacagTCAAAGAGCATTTACCATCTTAAGGGTCCATCATCTATAAACCCATCTAGCAGTGACACATGATCCACTGTAGTATGGATGTGTTTAAAAAGTGGCAGAAATAACTTTCAGATACTTCAGAGTGCCCAACTATATCAATACTAGTTATGGCCTTTTATTTTTTTAGGTACATCTGGAGAAGTGTAATGGAACAGCTCAACCAAACAAGTGTGAAGTCATTCATCCTTCTCGGTCTCTCCGGCATACCCCAACTTCAGGCAATCTACTTCCTGCTATTCTTGATTATATATACCATTACACTGACAGGAAATGTCCTATTAATTGTAGTGGTCAGGATCAACAGCCAACTGCGCACCCCTATGTACTTCTTCCTCAGCAACCTCTCATTCATTGACATCTGTTTCTCCTCCACCGTTGTGCCCAAATTACTCGTAAATACATTGTCTCAAGACAAAAGCATTTCCTTCTTAGGATGTGCCTCTCAGATGTATTTCTCACTGGCTTTGGGAGCTACGGAATGTATAACACTGGCAGTGATGGCCTATGACAGATATGTAGCCATTTGCAATCCCTTACGATACCAAATCATAATGAACAAGAAGGTATGTTTGTGTCTGGCTGCTTTTTCCTGGACTGTAAGCTTCCTAAATGCTATTATCCATGCTGCCTTTACCTTCCAGTTGCCCTACTGCAAGTCCCACCATATCAACCATTTCTTCTGCGAAATGCCACCACTCTTTAAGCTCTCTTGTCATGATACTTTATTTAATGAGGTGGCTGTGTACATCTCTGGTGGGATAATTGCACTTTGCTCCTTTTTGTTGACTTTAGTTTCTTACTTTCACATTATCACCACCATCTTGAAGATACGTTCAACCAAAGGTAGATACAAAGCATTCTCCACCTGTGCTTCACACCTAACTGTGGTTTCACTTTACTACGGAACTATTATGTTCATGTATTTACGTCCCCGACACAGTTACTTTCCAGATCGAGACCGAGCCATTGCTATTCTCTACACCGTGGTGACTCCCATGTTGAATCCTATCATCTACAGTATAAGAAATAAGGATGTCACTGGAACCCTAAGAAAGAAGTTGTCCCGAAAAGAAAATAAGTAAAAATACAGTCTTGCCATTGGAACCCATCTAAAGGAATATAAAAAATGGTGGAACTCTATGGTGCCACCATAAAAGGTTCTAAAGTAATTTGAAGGTTGTGGTAGGGTTTGTGGTGTCAAACAATTAAGATTTAAGACTATCACAAAAAACAATTGTCCAGACGGCGCCGCGCCAAAACTGAATCTATTTGCAGCAAATATAAAGATGAAAACCACCCTGTTCATCCAGAAATAAATACTATAaaagatataaaatatatatatttgcgctaaaatgtcagtaaaaatatataaatagaaaCATAACACCGTATTGAGTTGGCCAGATGTTAGATAGGTGCACTCTTGTGTGACATACCTCAATCTTTATATGCCGTATATAAAAGTTCTCCCCTTTAGTATGGAAGGTCCTTTCAGTGGTGTCCGTTTTGTGCCAATGTAAAAATTGCAACAGATGCCGACACAGATGGATAATGAAACAGCTGAGCAAAAAGATGCCGATGCTCTGGggggcgccgtcccggccggtgacaggggtacctccccacaaaaaacaaaaatagaatGTGCCGTGCACAGGCACAAAGGGCTCTCACCGTGATGAAGAGCCGGCAAGGTGCAGAGCGGCTGCAGGACCTTGCTTGACGTCACTGCCACGTGATAGGTCACATGACCGGCTACGGAGCGCACACCAAACCAATTACCGATGTGTTTCAGAATCgctgattccttcttcagggatggtaagGTGTGCAATGTGTGTGTCCTTTATAGAGTGCCGTATCTTGTACTGTTGCCTCATTGGTTGAAAGCAAATAGTTCTATCTCGCTATTAAGGCCATATGGTGCCAGAGTATTCATTTCGAAAATACATTTCGTTTCTGACCTGGACATTTGGTGGATAAAATTACCACCACGTCCGTCTTTTTTAACTATTTTCAATCCCGTGACTTTAATGTCCTTCACTGAGCCCCCGTGGTGCGTTAGAAAATGCATGGATAAAGGATGTCCAGTAAATTTATTGGTAATGTTCCTTAGATGTTCTCCAATTCTAACATGCATTGCTCTTATGGTACGACCTATATATAGTTTTCCACAGGGGCAGgttatgccatatataatgccttTGGTAGAGCATGTGATGAAGTCTTTAATATCCATAACCACTGATTTGTTAGAAATGGAAGTTTGTTTTTTGGTATTCCGTTTCTTGCATGGTGCACATTTTTTACAGGGAAAGAAGCCATTAAAACACTGTAATGATGCAGGGTTTGGCATTCTGTTAGGCATACCACTCGTGGGGGCTATCATATTGCCCAAATTGTTCGCTTTTTTTATAGATAAATCTAGGACGTGCGGACAGGGAATCTCCAATCACTTTATCCTCCCTTAGAATGTTCCAATGTTTACTGGCGATTTTCTGTAAACATTTTCTACTATTGGAGTTATACTGTGTGATGATTGGGATCTCACCAATTTCCCATTTTTCGTGAATGTCTTTTATTTTATCCTTCTGAATCAAAAGTTCCGCATGTGGACAGTTTCCAACCTGTTCTTTAGTTTCCAATAGGATTTGTTTATTATATCCTTTGGCTTCAAACCTTTCCACTAGCATATTGGACTCCAGGTCATTATCCTGCTGTCTTGAGCAATTTCTATGTGCTCTTATAAATTGACTCCTTGGGACGTTCAATAGCCAACTTGGGAGGCGGCAACTATCTAAAGTGATATAATTATTAGAGTCAGTGGGCTTGTGGTATATTTGGGTTTGAATTGTGTTATTCTCTATAAAAATGTTTAAGTCTAAAAAAATTAATATCTTTATTGCTGGTCGTAGCcttaaatttttaaaaatattcatttttatttaaatcttgGATAAAATTATTCAGTAAAATGGGACCTCCAGACCAGATAAATATAATATCATCTATAAATCTCTGCCATAGGACCAGGCCCGCCCGCAGGGTGCCATTGTGGAAAATGGTATCCTCTTCCCACTTACCCACATACAAATTGGCATAACTGGGGGCGAACCTAGTACCAATGGCAGTACCCCATTTCTGGGAGTAGTAGTGCGTCCCAAATTTAAAAATTGTGTTTTAAAATAACATCTATACAGTCTAAAATGAAAGAGGTCTGATCTTCCGGTGTTTGGCCATCCAACATAAAATGTCTTACTGATGCGCACCCTTTTTTGTGTTCAATAACGGTGTATAGGGAGGTGATGTCTAAAGTGCCTATAATATAGTTTTCCTCCCAGGTGATATcttgtaaaatatttaaaatatgcgTGCTATCCTTTAGGTATGATGGAAGCTTGGGGCATAGCTTTTGCAGGTAACAGTCTACAAATCTTGAAAGATTCGATGTAAGGCCCCCTATGGCGGAAATAATTGGTCTACCTGGTGGGTTTATGGGATCTTTATGGACTTTCGGTAGATAATAAAAATGTGGAATTCTTGGGTGTGTGGTATTAATGAAATCAAATTCATTCTTGTTTAGAAACCCCTTTTGTAAACCCGTTTTAATCAAATATTTCATCTCCCCTAAGTATTGATTTGTTGGATCAACCTCAAGCTTTTAGTAAGTGCGTGTGTCACCCAATAGACGTAAGGATTCTTTATTATAGTCATCAGTATTTAGAACCACAATTCCACCTCGTTTATCGGCGGGCCTGATagttaaatttttatta
This window harbors:
- the LOC143793948 gene encoding olfactory receptor-like protein OLF1, yielding MEQLNQTSVKSFILLGLSGIPQLQAIYFLLFLIIYTITLTGNVLLIVVVRINSQLRTPMYFFLSNLSFIDICFSSTVVPKLLVNTLSQDKSISFLGCASQMYFSLALGATECITLAVMAYDRYVAICNPLRYQIIMNKKVCLCLAAFSWTVSFLNAIIHAAFTFQLPYCKSHHINHFFCEMPPLFKLSCHDTLFNEVAVYISGGIIALCSFLLTLVSYFHIITTILKIRSTKGRYKAFSTCASHLTVVSLYYGTIMFMYLRPRHSYFPDRDRAIAILYTVVTPMLNPIIYSIRNKDVTGTLRKKLSRKENK